A genomic stretch from Rubripirellula reticaptiva includes:
- a CDS encoding PSD1 and planctomycete cytochrome C domain-containing protein encodes MSDSVSVLLSRATLAVMLALNALGIGQGQDAPVGATTAPSKPSVSEPGTTPKISYSRDIRPLLSDRCFLCHGPDEKTRGAELRLDSFDDAIDGGAIEPGDADASELIQRIISGDKGYEMPPASSHKAKLKPDEIAIIKQWINEGANYEKHWAFESPRRPTLPVSDLPAWNISPIDRLVIARLAGRGLQPAPPADRRTLLRRASFDLVGLPPTPTQIEMFLADKSVDAWSNALDRLLASPAYGEHQARHWLDVSRYADSNGYQYDFSRDQWAWRDWVIDSFNRNQPFDQFTIEQLAGDLIPGSTPQQRLATGFNRNHPITVEGGVIDEEYRTEYVLDRTTTAGTAWLGLTVGCARCHTHKYDPITQTEFYELSAFFNQIPEKGMKGFFPDEQIPSPFQVEAIDNAKRKVDAAESQFAESFDRWGPDLAEFEAEASLGWEEGWEVIRPTIVTSDGKATMNVLGDGSVQVSGANPSRDNYTMWFDADGQPIYAIRLTAMPSGPDDKPLLGRSSNGNFVLSEIETKVSSKRQPKKFESVKLTAAFADFSQSGYDVAFAIDSALDSKGWAVLGDQGASQSRTAIVVPATDLAPASGGKLQVTLKFQSGFSQHQMGRFQIAFARKPKSALLPAALPVLNKPADQRTAADELAIRQWITQIKGSVDVKAAMNAVSEARKKQAELLAEVPKTMVMKEMDTPRKTYVLDRGEYDKYLDAVLPGTPAFLPPMPAGVPNNRLGLAHWLTMPSHPLTSRVAVNRLWSQLFGIGLLDTPEDFGLQSSLPKFPELLDWLAVEFVESGWDVKAIFKTVMMSQVYQQSSVTTQDSFANDPENRWLARGPRLRLDAESIRDSALAVSGLLNPKIGGPSVFPYHPAGLWMEVNNRPGYSSAYKQDTGDKVFRRGVYTFWKRTVPPPSMAVFDAPSREYCQVRRSRTNTPLQAFVMLHDPQYVEAARVLAEKMMAAASQNLRGQLAFGFETAIGRSPSEQELELLQVTYQERIELYEADAAKAEKLLSIGNSSRNSELPIIQHAAMTTVARVILNLSEFITKG; translated from the coding sequence ATGTCTGACTCAGTCTCAGTTCTCCTTTCTCGGGCCACGTTAGCCGTGATGCTGGCGTTGAACGCCCTCGGCATTGGACAGGGCCAAGACGCACCCGTTGGTGCTACGACTGCTCCGTCGAAGCCATCCGTGTCAGAGCCCGGTACCACACCGAAGATCAGCTATAGCCGCGACATTCGCCCGCTTTTGTCGGATCGATGTTTTCTCTGCCATGGACCGGATGAAAAAACTCGTGGCGCCGAACTCCGGCTTGACTCGTTCGATGATGCGATCGACGGTGGGGCGATCGAGCCCGGTGATGCCGATGCCAGTGAACTGATCCAACGGATCATCAGCGGTGACAAAGGCTACGAGATGCCGCCGGCCAGTTCACACAAGGCGAAACTGAAACCCGATGAAATCGCGATCATAAAACAGTGGATCAATGAAGGAGCGAACTACGAAAAACACTGGGCTTTCGAGTCGCCACGACGACCGACTTTGCCCGTTAGCGATCTTCCAGCCTGGAACATCAGTCCGATCGATCGTTTGGTCATCGCCCGGCTAGCCGGCCGAGGCTTACAGCCAGCACCGCCCGCGGACCGGCGCACGCTGTTGCGGCGAGCGTCATTTGATCTGGTCGGATTGCCACCAACACCGACTCAGATCGAAATGTTCTTGGCTGACAAGTCGGTCGATGCTTGGTCTAACGCTTTGGATCGGTTACTCGCATCGCCAGCGTACGGTGAACATCAGGCGCGACACTGGCTAGACGTTTCACGGTACGCCGATAGCAACGGTTACCAATACGATTTCAGTCGCGACCAATGGGCGTGGCGAGATTGGGTGATTGACTCATTCAACCGAAATCAGCCTTTCGATCAGTTCACGATCGAACAACTGGCCGGCGACTTGATTCCCGGTTCGACACCTCAGCAACGTTTGGCCACGGGGTTCAATCGCAACCACCCGATCACGGTCGAAGGCGGTGTGATCGATGAAGAGTATCGCACCGAATACGTGCTGGACCGTACCACCACTGCCGGCACCGCTTGGCTAGGTTTGACGGTTGGGTGTGCTCGTTGCCACACTCACAAGTACGATCCAATCACGCAAACCGAGTTCTACGAACTGTCCGCGTTCTTCAACCAGATTCCCGAAAAGGGCATGAAAGGTTTTTTTCCGGACGAGCAGATTCCGTCGCCGTTTCAAGTCGAAGCGATCGACAACGCAAAACGAAAAGTTGATGCGGCAGAATCTCAATTTGCCGAATCGTTCGATCGATGGGGGCCCGACTTGGCCGAATTCGAGGCCGAGGCGTCGCTTGGTTGGGAAGAAGGCTGGGAAGTGATTCGTCCCACGATAGTAACATCGGATGGAAAAGCCACGATGAACGTGCTCGGCGATGGCAGTGTTCAAGTTTCCGGCGCAAACCCAAGTCGTGATAACTACACAATGTGGTTTGATGCGGACGGCCAGCCGATTTACGCGATCCGTCTAACAGCGATGCCCAGTGGTCCGGATGATAAACCACTGCTCGGACGCAGTTCCAATGGCAACTTTGTTCTTTCGGAAATCGAAACCAAGGTGTCATCGAAACGCCAGCCAAAGAAATTTGAATCCGTAAAGCTAACCGCCGCGTTTGCCGACTTCTCGCAATCGGGGTACGACGTCGCCTTTGCCATCGACAGTGCGCTTGACTCGAAAGGCTGGGCAGTTCTTGGCGACCAGGGTGCCAGTCAGTCTCGCACTGCCATCGTTGTTCCGGCGACAGACTTGGCGCCTGCGTCTGGCGGCAAGTTGCAGGTGACTTTGAAATTCCAAAGCGGTTTTTCGCAGCACCAAATGGGGCGTTTTCAAATCGCGTTCGCTCGGAAACCCAAATCCGCTTTGTTGCCTGCTGCGTTGCCCGTTTTGAATAAGCCCGCCGACCAACGAACCGCCGCCGATGAACTTGCGATCCGCCAGTGGATCACGCAGATCAAAGGATCGGTCGACGTCAAAGCGGCAATGAACGCCGTTTCCGAAGCTCGAAAAAAGCAAGCGGAATTGCTGGCCGAAGTGCCCAAAACAATGGTCATGAAAGAAATGGACACGCCCCGGAAAACGTACGTGCTTGATCGCGGCGAATACGACAAGTATCTAGATGCGGTGCTGCCAGGGACGCCTGCCTTTTTGCCGCCGATGCCAGCAGGGGTGCCGAATAATCGACTCGGGCTCGCGCATTGGTTGACCATGCCCAGCCATCCGCTGACGTCGCGAGTCGCGGTGAATCGACTCTGGAGTCAGCTATTCGGAATTGGCTTGCTCGATACACCCGAGGATTTTGGTTTGCAAAGTTCATTGCCAAAGTTCCCCGAACTATTGGATTGGTTGGCGGTTGAGTTCGTTGAATCCGGCTGGGATGTCAAAGCGATTTTCAAGACCGTCATGATGTCGCAGGTCTACCAGCAATCGTCGGTCACGACGCAGGACTCCTTCGCAAATGATCCCGAAAACCGCTGGCTGGCGCGGGGGCCACGCTTACGGCTTGATGCTGAATCGATTCGGGATTCTGCGTTGGCTGTCAGTGGTTTGCTGAACCCGAAAATCGGCGGGCCAAGTGTGTTTCCGTATCATCCTGCGGGACTTTGGATGGAAGTCAACAATCGACCTGGCTATTCGAGTGCGTACAAGCAGGATACCGGTGACAAGGTGTTTCGCCGTGGTGTCTATACCTTCTGGAAGCGGACGGTGCCACCACCGTCGATGGCTGTCTTCGACGCTCCGTCGCGTGAGTATTGCCAGGTTCGTCGGTCACGAACCAATACGCCGCTGCAAGCATTTGTAATGTTGCATGATCCCCAGTACGTCGAAGCCGCTCGCGTTTTAGCCGAAAAGATGATGGCCGCAGCAAGCCAAAACTTGCGTGGTCAACTTGCGTTTGGTTTCGAGACGGCCATCGGGCGGTCGCCATCCGAGCAAGAATTGGAACTGCTTCAAGTGACGTATCAAGAGCGAATCGAATTGTACGAGGCCGATGCTGCGAAGGCAGAGAAGTTGCTTTCCATTGGCAATTCATCTCGCAACAGCGAATTGCCGATTATTCAGCACGCCGCCATGACAACGGTGGCGCGAGTAATTTTGAACCTCAGCGAATTCATCACCAAGGGTTAA
- a CDS encoding DUF1501 domain-containing protein, producing the protein MPQSIEEHYLRINRRHFFGGGLSAAGLAALGTLMPEAMAIEAASKTISASLATGNGPGYGPGSIGPTHFPATAKRIIYLCQSGAPSQIDTFDYKPELERLDGTELPDSVRGGQRLTGMTAGQKAFPVAKSIAKFNRHGKSGQWISDLLPHHHKIADDICVIKSMYTEAINHDPAITFFQTGHQQPGRPSLGAWASYGLGSESTDFPGFVVLLDKNTDLQAQPLYSRLWGSGFLPSNHQGVKLRSSGDPVLYLQDPTGDSLQDKRVLLDRLAEMNSIQHGVVGDPEINTRIAAYEMAYRMQTSTPELTDFADEPQSTFDLYGPDAKSPGTHAANCLLARRLAERGVRFIQIYHRGWDHHNNLPTKHLSLAKEVDQGSAALVQDLKQRGMLDDTLVVWGGEFGRTVYKQGNSERFGRDHHPRCFSIWMAGGGVKPGISHGETDEFCYNIADKAVHVHDLNATILHLLGLNHERLTYRFQGRDFRITDVHGNVVKDILA; encoded by the coding sequence ATGCCTCAGTCAATCGAAGAACATTACTTGCGAATCAATCGCCGTCACTTTTTTGGCGGCGGTCTTTCCGCTGCTGGCTTGGCGGCGCTAGGCACGCTGATGCCAGAAGCCATGGCGATCGAGGCGGCCAGCAAAACGATTTCGGCATCATTAGCGACGGGCAATGGGCCGGGGTATGGTCCCGGATCGATCGGGCCAACGCACTTTCCCGCTACTGCAAAACGCATCATCTATCTTTGCCAGTCGGGTGCACCTAGCCAGATTGACACCTTTGACTACAAGCCCGAGCTGGAACGGCTCGATGGTACCGAGCTTCCTGATTCAGTTCGAGGCGGCCAGAGGTTAACTGGGATGACGGCAGGCCAAAAAGCGTTTCCCGTTGCCAAGTCGATTGCCAAGTTCAATCGGCATGGTAAGTCGGGTCAATGGATCAGTGATTTGTTGCCCCACCATCACAAGATCGCCGACGATATCTGCGTGATCAAGTCGATGTACACGGAGGCGATCAACCACGATCCCGCCATTACGTTTTTCCAAACCGGGCACCAGCAACCTGGGCGACCCAGTCTAGGCGCATGGGCAAGCTACGGCTTGGGAAGTGAATCGACCGACTTTCCGGGCTTTGTGGTTTTGCTAGACAAGAACACCGATCTGCAGGCTCAGCCGTTGTACTCGCGGTTGTGGGGCAGTGGTTTTCTGCCGTCCAATCATCAGGGGGTAAAGCTTCGTTCCAGTGGCGATCCGGTTCTTTATCTTCAAGACCCCACCGGCGACTCGTTGCAGGACAAACGCGTCCTGCTAGACCGTTTGGCGGAAATGAATTCCATTCAGCACGGCGTGGTAGGTGACCCGGAAATCAACACGCGGATCGCGGCGTACGAAATGGCGTATCGGATGCAGACGTCTACACCGGAGCTGACTGACTTCGCGGACGAGCCACAGTCAACCTTTGATCTGTATGGACCGGACGCGAAGAGTCCCGGTACGCATGCCGCAAATTGTTTGCTGGCGCGTCGGTTGGCAGAACGTGGCGTGCGTTTTATCCAGATCTACCATCGAGGTTGGGATCATCACAACAACTTGCCCACCAAGCATCTAAGTCTCGCGAAAGAAGTCGATCAAGGATCGGCGGCCTTGGTGCAAGACTTAAAGCAACGTGGAATGCTCGACGATACGCTTGTCGTCTGGGGTGGCGAGTTTGGCCGAACCGTCTACAAACAAGGGAATTCCGAGCGTTTCGGTCGTGATCATCACCCGCGATGCTTCTCGATTTGGATGGCTGGTGGCGGAGTCAAGCCTGGGATCAGTCACGGCGAAACGGATGAGTTCTGTTACAACATCGCCGATAAAGCGGTCCATGTTCACGATCTCAACGCTACGATTCTGCACCTGCTTGGGTTGAATCACGAGCGTTTAACGTACCGGTTTCAGGGACGAGATTTCCGAATTACCGATGTCCACGGAAATGTCGTGAAGGACATTCTGGCGTAG
- a CDS encoding sulfatase-like hydrolase/transferase, whose protein sequence is MPFAIRLVLACCAIACLKMHHQPAQANEKPNILLILADDLGYEDLGFQKSADIKSPNLDRLAAGGIQFSDGHVSASVCSPSRAGLLTGRYQQRFGHEANSPPYPHGMNIDEVTLAQKLQTAGYRTGLVGKWHLGATEAQYPTSRGFDYFYGLREGSRSYFYNDKKDDKPGNHHAIEENGKQVRFDGYLTDELGDQATKFIGEESDKPFFLYLSFTAPHGPLEATKEDLERFSHIENKKRRTYAAMIWAMDRAIGKVLAKLDAQRIADNTMIWFLSDNGGATGNASSNLPLAGHKGIKFEGGIRVPFVLYWKNRFSGGQTFAPMVSSLDILPTCVAAANRDLASSETPDESSDASDAHPLDGVNLLPFLTNETGSVPHQKLFWHKLWFSAMRDGPWKLIYVQDYGYALYNLDDDLSERHNLAASEPGRVAAMTEELNQWKSELPEPEWGEGKTWFTTHSKNHIRIIEGKDDRSHE, encoded by the coding sequence ATGCCATTTGCTATCCGACTAGTTTTAGCTTGCTGTGCGATCGCATGCTTGAAAATGCACCATCAACCAGCCCAGGCGAACGAAAAACCCAACATCTTATTGATCTTGGCTGATGACCTAGGCTACGAAGACTTGGGGTTTCAAAAATCAGCGGACATCAAGTCACCGAACCTTGATCGGCTGGCGGCCGGGGGAATCCAATTTTCCGACGGACATGTTTCCGCATCGGTTTGCAGCCCTTCGCGTGCTGGACTTTTGACAGGCCGGTACCAACAACGATTCGGACATGAAGCCAATTCGCCGCCTTACCCGCACGGCATGAATATCGACGAAGTCACGCTAGCCCAGAAACTGCAAACCGCGGGCTACCGTACCGGGCTGGTCGGAAAATGGCATCTCGGCGCGACCGAAGCTCAGTACCCCACGTCACGCGGATTTGATTATTTCTATGGACTCAGGGAAGGAAGCCGCAGCTACTTTTATAACGACAAGAAAGACGACAAGCCTGGCAACCATCATGCCATCGAAGAAAATGGGAAACAGGTTCGGTTTGACGGATACTTGACCGACGAACTTGGCGACCAGGCGACCAAGTTCATTGGCGAAGAATCAGACAAACCGTTCTTCTTGTATCTATCGTTCACGGCGCCTCACGGCCCGTTGGAGGCGACGAAAGAAGACCTCGAGCGATTCAGCCACATCGAAAACAAAAAACGCCGAACTTACGCGGCAATGATTTGGGCGATGGACCGGGCCATCGGCAAGGTACTGGCGAAACTTGACGCACAACGCATCGCAGACAACACGATGATTTGGTTCTTAAGCGACAACGGTGGGGCAACCGGAAACGCTTCCAGCAACTTGCCTTTAGCGGGGCACAAGGGAATCAAGTTCGAAGGCGGTATTCGCGTCCCGTTTGTCTTGTACTGGAAAAATCGTTTTTCCGGCGGGCAAACGTTCGCTCCCATGGTCAGTTCCCTGGATATTCTTCCGACGTGCGTGGCGGCCGCAAACAGAGACTTGGCGTCTAGCGAAACACCCGACGAGTCATCCGACGCAAGCGATGCTCACCCGCTTGACGGAGTCAATCTGTTGCCATTTTTGACCAACGAAACAGGCTCTGTTCCTCACCAAAAACTCTTTTGGCACAAGCTTTGGTTTTCCGCGATGCGTGATGGCCCCTGGAAACTGATCTACGTCCAAGACTATGGCTATGCACTCTACAATCTTGATGACGACCTGAGCGAACGACACAACCTAGCTGCGAGCGAACCGGGACGCGTCGCCGCGATGACGGAAGAGCTGAACCAATGGAAAAGTGAACTTCCAGAACCCGAGTGGGGCGAAGGGAAGACATGGTTTACGACGCACAGCAAAAACCATATCCGCATCATCGAAGGAAAGGATGACCGATCGCACGAGTGA
- a CDS encoding prolyl oligopeptidase family serine peptidase → MITRRPTLSNSLSLAIVLAVFFAPHLTYGQEKTPGRIFKDRVVPHWFDGGDRFWYRNELPKVESEYILVDAVSGTRQPAFDHNRLAKALQAKGVDADGKKLQVRAIEFDTPTNTFCFTIDQSRWECDRSTYQVTCITDESVADDTASVGVHPRDLPSRSRNTGPETEICFNNQTDHPVEIQWVRPDGERQSYGTVSPGKQRYQHTFSGHVWMAVDAEGHDLIGAVAEPLSKNVIIRDQQPPRRSRNKEARPRNTSNLSPDGRWQAAIENHNVFIREVDGNGQHQLSDDGEPRHQYDLLRWSPDSKTLIAFRVQPFPAKEVYRIESSPRGGGRAKLQSSGYALPGDPFDKYELNLFDIATAKQIKPTVPVVDFGRPQVRFRNDKRCLTFNKIDRGHQRFRVIEVDLDSGESRAIIDERSDTFIWTAHGPNIGVPLVSWMEQTNEIVYVSERDGWRHLYLIDAETGETKNQITKGDFVVRKVDCIDEATRQIWFQASGRNANQDPYLIHHYRVDFDGENLVALTEADGNHVVAYSPGRRFLIDSYSRVDAAPVHELRREDDGSLVCRLETADVSSLNTVTPEVFVAKGRDGKTDIWGIIWRPSDHDPNKRYPIIEDIYAGPHDSFVPKSFSVSNRYQELNDLGFIVVKIDGMGTANRSKAFHDVCWKNIKDGGFPDRIAWIKAAAQKDSSMDVSRVGIFGTSAGGQNAAAAVLLHSDFYRAAYAACGCHDNRMDKASWNEQWMGYPVGPHYAECSNIENAHALGGHLMLMVGELDSNVPPESTFRFADALIKADKNFDLLMMPGVGHSNGGKYGQRRMREFFVEHLNP, encoded by the coding sequence TTGATCACTCGCCGTCCCACCCTTTCGAACTCGCTTTCACTTGCGATTGTTCTTGCCGTATTTTTCGCACCGCATCTGACCTACGGCCAAGAGAAAACGCCCGGCCGCATTTTCAAAGACCGTGTCGTACCGCACTGGTTCGATGGCGGAGATCGGTTTTGGTATCGCAATGAGCTACCCAAGGTCGAGTCTGAATACATTCTCGTCGACGCGGTCTCAGGCACTCGCCAGCCTGCGTTTGACCACAACCGATTGGCAAAGGCGTTACAAGCAAAAGGCGTCGACGCCGACGGCAAGAAACTGCAAGTCAGGGCAATCGAGTTCGATACCCCAACCAACACATTTTGCTTTACGATCGATCAGTCTCGGTGGGAATGTGATCGTTCGACCTACCAAGTCACCTGCATCACCGACGAATCAGTCGCGGACGACACCGCCAGTGTCGGAGTGCATCCACGAGATCTTCCATCGCGAAGTAGGAACACAGGACCAGAAACCGAAATCTGTTTCAACAACCAGACTGACCATCCGGTTGAAATCCAGTGGGTCCGGCCCGATGGCGAACGCCAGAGCTATGGAACAGTCTCGCCGGGCAAGCAGCGTTATCAACACACCTTCTCCGGACACGTCTGGATGGCTGTCGATGCAGAAGGCCACGACTTGATTGGCGCCGTGGCCGAACCACTGTCAAAGAACGTCATCATTCGAGACCAGCAACCGCCCCGCCGATCCCGCAACAAAGAGGCAAGGCCTCGAAACACAAGCAACCTTTCACCGGACGGTCGCTGGCAGGCAGCGATCGAAAACCACAACGTGTTCATCCGCGAGGTCGATGGCAATGGTCAACATCAGCTTAGCGACGACGGGGAACCGAGGCACCAATATGACCTACTGCGTTGGTCACCCGATTCCAAGACATTGATTGCTTTTCGCGTCCAACCGTTCCCAGCAAAAGAGGTTTATCGAATCGAATCATCCCCGCGCGGAGGCGGCCGCGCAAAACTGCAATCCAGTGGCTATGCATTACCCGGCGACCCGTTTGATAAATACGAATTGAATCTGTTTGACATTGCGACGGCAAAACAGATCAAGCCCACGGTGCCAGTCGTCGACTTTGGACGCCCGCAAGTACGATTTCGAAACGACAAACGGTGCCTAACGTTTAATAAAATTGACCGCGGCCATCAGCGTTTTCGCGTCATCGAAGTCGACCTTGATTCAGGCGAATCCCGAGCGATCATTGACGAGCGATCCGACACTTTCATCTGGACGGCACACGGCCCCAACATCGGCGTACCGCTGGTATCGTGGATGGAACAAACCAATGAAATTGTCTACGTGTCCGAACGTGATGGGTGGCGGCACTTGTATTTGATTGACGCGGAAACCGGTGAAACGAAAAATCAAATTACAAAGGGAGACTTCGTCGTCCGCAAGGTCGATTGCATCGACGAAGCAACTCGGCAAATTTGGTTCCAAGCTAGCGGGCGCAATGCGAACCAAGACCCTTATCTGATTCATCACTACCGTGTCGACTTCGATGGCGAGAACCTGGTGGCTTTGACGGAAGCAGACGGAAACCACGTCGTTGCCTATTCCCCTGGTCGTCGGTTTCTAATCGACAGCTATTCCCGCGTCGATGCAGCGCCGGTTCACGAACTACGACGCGAAGATGACGGGTCGCTCGTTTGCCGGCTAGAAACAGCGGACGTATCAAGTCTTAACACGGTGACTCCGGAAGTTTTTGTTGCGAAGGGACGCGACGGCAAGACCGACATTTGGGGCATTATCTGGCGCCCATCGGACCACGATCCAAACAAGCGTTATCCGATCATTGAAGACATCTATGCTGGACCGCATGATTCATTTGTGCCCAAGTCGTTCAGTGTTTCCAATCGCTATCAAGAGCTCAACGATCTGGGCTTTATCGTTGTAAAGATCGACGGCATGGGAACGGCCAATCGTTCAAAGGCATTTCATGACGTCTGCTGGAAGAACATCAAAGACGGTGGCTTTCCCGACCGCATTGCTTGGATCAAAGCAGCCGCCCAAAAGGATTCGTCGATGGACGTTTCGCGTGTTGGAATCTTCGGCACATCGGCTGGTGGCCAGAATGCTGCTGCTGCCGTATTGCTTCACTCAGATTTCTACCGAGCAGCATACGCTGCCTGCGGATGCCACGATAACCGAATGGACAAAGCTTCGTGGAACGAACAATGGATGGGATACCCTGTTGGACCACACTATGCAGAGTGCAGTAACATCGAGAATGCGCACGCGCTTGGCGGCCACTTGATGTTGATGGTCGGCGAACTCGACAGCAACGTGCCGCCCGAATCGACGTTTCGGTTTGCCGACGCGCTGATCAAAGCGGACAAAAATTTTGATCTGTTAATGATGCCGGGCGTCGGGCACAGCAACGGCGGAAAGTACGGGCAACGTCGCATGCGTGAGTTCTTCGTCGAACACTTGAATCCGTAA
- a CDS encoding AraC family transcriptional regulator, translating into MTSTSESFFELIGRPFVGDEVFDAIPDTVFFIKDCQGRYVAVNMPLVKRCGLHHKHELVGRMARDIFPPDLGEVFSAQDIEVIRTGQPIHEQLELHLYPTGQEGWCLTWKEPLSDAQGTIVGLCGISRDLNPSSMNHRDDIEPVSKVLDVIRDRYAETITVDELEKISGFSAFQLDRRIRDLFGVSTKQYITRTRIDVARHSLTHTAKSISQIALACGYSDQSSFTRRFRQSVGLTPQAYRDNRENIAAEDEHA; encoded by the coding sequence ATGACAAGCACATCCGAGTCGTTCTTCGAACTGATTGGCCGGCCGTTCGTCGGCGACGAAGTATTCGACGCTATCCCAGACACAGTTTTCTTCATCAAAGACTGCCAGGGTCGTTACGTGGCCGTCAACATGCCGCTGGTCAAGCGATGTGGACTCCATCACAAACACGAACTTGTGGGACGCATGGCCAGAGACATCTTTCCACCAGATTTAGGAGAAGTCTTTAGTGCACAAGACATTGAGGTCATTCGAACCGGGCAACCTATCCATGAACAGCTCGAACTGCATCTCTACCCAACCGGTCAAGAAGGATGGTGCCTGACATGGAAAGAACCGCTATCCGATGCCCAAGGCACCATCGTTGGATTGTGCGGAATTTCACGCGACTTGAATCCAAGCAGCATGAACCATCGCGACGACATCGAACCCGTATCGAAAGTCCTTGACGTTATTCGCGATCGTTACGCCGAAACGATTACGGTGGATGAACTGGAAAAAATATCGGGGTTCTCGGCGTTTCAGTTAGACCGCCGAATTCGCGACCTATTTGGCGTTTCGACCAAACAGTACATCACCCGCACGCGGATCGATGTCGCACGACACAGTCTCACGCACACCGCAAAATCGATATCTCAGATTGCCTTGGCCTGCGGCTATTCCGACCAAAGTTCCTTTACTCGGCGGTTTCGACAGTCGGTCGGGCTAACGCCACAAGCCTACCGTGACAATCGAGAGAACATCGCGGCCGAAGACGAGCACGCCTGA
- a CDS encoding proline racemase family protein, with protein MNPMQIIRVVDSHTEGEPTRVVVDGAPSLRGDDVRQKRDWLKANHDWLRTACLNEPRGNEAMVGALLCDSNLDDCVAGVIFFNNVGYLNSCIHGTIGLAQTLAHLGKIGVGDHGIETPVGRVTATVHGDGTISVRNVRSYRFATDINVVVPGFGHVHGDVAWGGNWFFLVRSSVPFPVQIENIAQLSAFTLAIRTALTAQAIRGEDDGEIDHIEIADDAAGLAHADSKNFVLCPGNAYDRSPCGTGTSAKLACLFADGKLSPGQTWRQAGILETVFLGTIETASLGGVVPTIAGRAFINGETNLIIDPLDPFRFGIPSHSTVNSSSIKC; from the coding sequence ATGAATCCCATGCAAATCATCCGAGTCGTCGACTCGCATACCGAAGGAGAGCCGACACGTGTCGTTGTCGATGGCGCCCCCTCCCTACGTGGTGACGACGTTCGCCAGAAACGTGATTGGCTTAAAGCAAACCATGATTGGCTGCGAACGGCTTGTTTGAATGAACCGCGAGGCAACGAGGCGATGGTCGGGGCGTTGCTTTGTGACTCGAATCTCGATGATTGTGTTGCTGGCGTAATCTTCTTCAATAATGTCGGCTATTTGAACAGTTGCATTCACGGCACAATTGGACTCGCCCAGACGCTTGCTCATTTGGGAAAAATCGGTGTCGGTGACCACGGCATTGAAACTCCGGTCGGACGCGTGACGGCAACCGTTCATGGCGATGGCACGATTTCAGTTCGTAACGTTCGCAGCTATCGATTTGCTACCGACATCAATGTCGTCGTTCCGGGCTTTGGTCACGTGCATGGCGACGTTGCTTGGGGGGGGAACTGGTTCTTCTTGGTGCGAAGTTCGGTGCCGTTTCCGGTTCAAATCGAAAACATAGCCCAACTATCAGCATTTACTTTAGCGATCCGTACGGCTCTAACCGCTCAGGCAATTCGAGGCGAAGACGACGGCGAGATTGACCACATTGAAATTGCGGACGACGCAGCCGGCCTGGCTCACGCCGACAGCAAGAACTTCGTCCTTTGTCCTGGAAACGCCTACGACCGATCGCCTTGCGGGACAGGAACCAGCGCGAAATTGGCTTGCTTGTTCGCCGATGGGAAACTGAGTCCTGGTCAAACGTGGCGTCAAGCCGGCATCCTAGAAACGGTCTTCCTTGGTACCATCGAAACCGCATCCCTGGGTGGTGTTGTTCCAACGATTGCAGGCCGCGCTTTCATCAACGGCGAAACGAATCTAATTATTGATCCACTCGATCCCTTTCGTTTTGGCATCCCCTCTCACTCAACAGTAAATTCGAGTTCGATCAAATGTTAA